In Archocentrus centrarchus isolate MPI-CPG fArcCen1 chromosome 1, fArcCen1, whole genome shotgun sequence, the following proteins share a genomic window:
- the LOC115788514 gene encoding E3 ubiquitin-protein ligase TRIM21-like produces MSAASNLRTEDQFLCSICLDVFTDPVTTTCGHNFCKNCITQHWNVNVRYKCPMCNKVFKRRPELDINTLFSEMVVQFRREAQKKASSSRSKQQAAKPGEVPCDVCTGTKLKALKSCLVCLTSYCQTHLEPHLTVKGLKTHQLMEPVENLEGRMCTKHDKHLELFCKTDQTCVCVLCSVLDHKNHEFVPLREESEGKKAELRKTEAGIQQMIQKRRLKIGEIKESVKMSKDAANREKAEGVQVFTALIKKGLKEFIKEIKDKQVTAEKQAEGFIKDLEHEISELMKRSFELKQVSRSEDHLHLLQSFSSLKTAPPTKDWTKVIISPPSYEGTVVRAVAQLADTLRKEKKKLLEPELKKVQQYAVDVTLDPDTAHPELILSDDGKQVNHSGVWKNLPDNPKRFTVFANVLGTQSFSSGRFYFEVQVKGKTDWILGVARESIGRKGGNSVKPQNGYWTMWLRNRNEYTACANTAVALSLQSAPEKVGVFVDYEEGLVSFYDVDAAALIYSFTGCSFTQKLHPFFNPCNNDDGYNAGPLLITPVNHTN; encoded by the coding sequence ATGTCTGCTGCCAGCAATCTGCGAACTGAAGATCAGTTTCTGTGCTCCATCTGTCTGGATGTGTTCACTGATCCAGTCACCACAACATGTGGACACAACTTCTGCAAAAACTGCATCACTCAGCACTGGAATGTTAATGTTAGGTACAAGTGTCCCATGTGTAACAAGGTGTTCAAGAGACGACCTGAACTAGACATCAACACTTTGTTCTCTGAGATGGTTGTTCAGTTCAGGCGTGAAGCTCAGAagaaagccagcagcagcagatcaaaGCAACAAGCTGCCAAACCAGGAGAAGTTCCCTGTGACGTCTGCACTGGAACCAAACTGAAGGCCCTgaagtcctgcctggtgtgtctgACCTCCTACTGTCAGACTCACCTGGAGCCTCATCTGACAGTGAAAGgtctaaaaacacatcagctgatggagcCTGTGGAGAACCTGGAAGGCAGGATGTGTACGAAGCACGATAAACATCTGGAGCTGTTCTGTAAGACCGACCAGACATGTGTCTGCGtgctctgctctgttttagACCACAAGAACCATGAGTTTGTTCCTCTGAGAGAAGAATCTGAAGGAAAGAAGGCAGAGCTGAGGAAGACAGAGGCTGGAATTCAGCAGATGATCCAGAAGAGACGACTGAAGATTGGGGAGATCAAAGAGTCAGTGAAGATGAGCAAAGATGCTgcaaacagagagaaagcagaaggTGTTCAGGTCTTCACTGCTCTGATTAAAAAAGGCCTGAAGGAGTTCATAAAGGAGATCAAAGACAAACaggtaacagcagagaaacaggctGAAGGCTTCATCAAAGATCTGGAACACGAAATCTCTGAGCTGATGAAGAGAAGCTTTGAGTTGAAGCAAGTCTCACGCTCTGaagaccacctccacctcctccaaagcTTCTCATCCCTGAAAACTGCTCCACCCACCAAGGACTGGACAAAGGTCATCATCTCTCCTCCATCATATGAGGGGACTGTGGTGAGAGCTGTGGCTCAGCTGGCGGATACACtcaggaaagagaagaagaagctgcttgaGCCTGAGCTGAAGAAGGTCCAGCAGTATGCAGTAGATGTGACTCTTGATCCTGATACAGCACATCCTGAACTCATCCTGTCTGATGATGGAAAACAAGTGAATCATTCTGGTGTTTGGAAGAATCTTCCAGACAATCCAAAGAGATTTACAGTTTTTGCAAATGTTTTAGGAACTCAGAGTTTCTCTTCAGGCAGATTTTACTTTGAGGTTCAGGTTAAAGGAAAGACTGACTGGATTTTAGGAGTGGCCAGAGAGTCGATCGGCAGGAAGGGAGGAAATTCAGTGAAGCCTCAGAATGGATACTGGACTATGTGGCTGAGAAACAGAAATGAGTACACAGCTTGTGCTAACACCgcagtcgctctctctcttcAGTCTGCTCCTGAGAAGGTGGGGGTGTTTGTGGATTATGAGGAGGGTCTGGTCTCCTTTtatgatgtggatgctgcagctctgatctaCTCCTTTACTGGCTGCTCCTTCACTCAGAAACTCCACCCATTCTTCAATCCCTGTAATAATGATGATGGTTATAACGCTGGACCTCTGCTGATCACTCCTGTCAATCACACTAACtag
- the LOC115789778 gene encoding uncharacterized protein LOC115789778 isoform X1: MFSISPKKCMLLRSKVAISFQNHLLNTQWKMRNLILLAVILHLAIIIKEINGQVLGDIISYERTCPCIGAVIYKHFAIFRGGPNTDQNIFHHTRNPDQCAYGKINAQGVHEIENYLDGMPTITIGNEAEIQMRINEMRENCGEYNLLRNNCEHLATYVRYGIRRSEQRGTLVEWFARRLCQRGLNSCPILDEKWKKVLEYLDENAKRERECNACRNSGR; the protein is encoded by the exons ATGTTTTCCATCTCACCAAAGAAG tgtatgttGTTAAGGTCCAAAGTGGCAATTTCTTTTCAAAATCACCTCCTCAACACACAGTG gaaaatgagaaatctCATCCTGCTTGCTGTGATCCTTCATTTGGCCATCatcataaaagaaataaatggtcAA gTTCTTGGAGATATAATTTCATATGAAAGGACATGTCCCTGTATCGGCGCTGTAATTTACAAGCACTTTGCCATTTTTAGGGGTGGACCCAACACGGATCAAAACATATTTCACCACACAA GGAACCCAGATCAATGTGCTTATGGTAAAATCAATGCTCAGGGGGTTCACGAAATAGAAAACTATCTGGATGGGATGCCAACCATTACCATAGGAAATGAAGCTGAAATTCAAATGCGCATCAATGAAATGAGGGAAAACTGCGGTGAATATAATCTTTTGCGCAATAACTGTGAACATCTTGCAACCTACGTACGTTATGGAATAAGACGTTCAGAACAG CGTGGCACATTAGTAGAATGGTTTGCAAGAAGACTTTGCCAGAGGGGACTAAATTCTTGCCCAATACTGgatgaaaaatggaaaaaagtacTAGAATACTTGGATGAGAATGCAAAGCGTGAGAGAGAATGTAATGCATGTAGAAATTCCGGTCGATAA
- the LOC115789778 gene encoding uncharacterized protein LOC115789778 isoform X2 translates to MFSISPKKCMLLRSKVAISFQNHLLNTQWKMRNLILLAVILHLAIIIKEINGQVLGDIISYERTCPCIGAVIYKHFAIFRGGPNTDQNIFHHTTWHISRMVCKKTLPEGTKFLPNTG, encoded by the exons ATGTTTTCCATCTCACCAAAGAAG tgtatgttGTTAAGGTCCAAAGTGGCAATTTCTTTTCAAAATCACCTCCTCAACACACAGTG gaaaatgagaaatctCATCCTGCTTGCTGTGATCCTTCATTTGGCCATCatcataaaagaaataaatggtcAA gTTCTTGGAGATATAATTTCATATGAAAGGACATGTCCCTGTATCGGCGCTGTAATTTACAAGCACTTTGCCATTTTTAGGGGTGGACCCAACACGGATCAAAACATATTTCACCACACAA CGTGGCACATTAGTAGAATGGTTTGCAAGAAGACTTTGCCAGAGGGGACTAAATTCTTGCCCAATACTGgatga